The Carnobacterium divergens genome includes a window with the following:
- a CDS encoding PIN/TRAM domain-containing protein has translation MTKKIITTILVIIGGSIGASFLPNVWNLFNVTNLFINNTVTNILLGAIIFLLISVVLVKYIERGVKKAEAYLNQLSASYLLFGSIGTIIGLLVAFLVTMPLIGLKWPVLSSTLPILVYVIFAYLGYRIGTTRREEWRKLFQSKPKKNADDEGQLLERKYDESYRKYKILDTSVIIDGRIYDIAKTGFIEGTLLIPNFVLQELQYIADSADSLKRVRGRRGLDILNALQKESDMNVEMYDGDFEDITEVDSKLIKLAKLLDGVVVTNDFNLNKVSEFQNVPVLNINELANAVKPVVIPGETMNVMVVKAGTERNQGVAYLDDGTMIVVEDGQFYMNKAIEVVVTSALQTAAGRMIFAKPVHAQRGIKDKE, from the coding sequence TTGACAAAAAAAATTATTACAACGATCTTGGTCATTATTGGCGGAAGTATCGGCGCAAGTTTTCTACCAAATGTCTGGAATCTATTCAATGTAACAAACTTATTTATCAATAATACTGTCACGAATATTTTGCTTGGAGCCATTATATTTTTACTAATTTCAGTTGTTCTCGTGAAGTATATTGAACGCGGCGTAAAAAAAGCAGAGGCCTATTTAAATCAACTAAGTGCAAGTTACTTGTTATTCGGCAGTATCGGAACCATTATCGGGCTGTTAGTTGCCTTTTTAGTGACAATGCCGTTAATTGGGTTGAAATGGCCGGTGTTAAGTAGTACATTGCCAATTTTAGTTTATGTGATTTTTGCTTATTTAGGATACCGAATTGGAACGACAAGACGTGAAGAATGGCGTAAATTATTTCAATCAAAACCTAAAAAAAATGCGGATGACGAAGGGCAACTGTTAGAACGTAAATACGACGAAAGTTACCGTAAGTATAAAATTTTAGATACAAGTGTGATTATTGACGGACGGATTTACGACATTGCCAAAACAGGTTTTATTGAAGGAACACTATTAATACCAAATTTTGTTTTACAAGAATTACAATATATTGCAGATTCAGCAGACAGTTTAAAACGAGTGAGAGGTCGCAGAGGGTTAGACATTTTAAATGCATTGCAAAAAGAATCAGATATGAACGTTGAAATGTATGATGGCGACTTTGAAGACATTACTGAAGTAGATAGCAAATTGATCAAATTGGCGAAACTATTGGATGGTGTCGTTGTAACGAATGACTTTAATTTAAATAAAGTGAGTGAATTTCAAAATGTTCCCGTGCTAAATATAAATGAATTAGCGAATGCTGTAAAACCTGTTGTGATTCCAGGCGAAACAATGAATGTAATGGTTGTAAAAGCCGGGACAGAACGAAATCAAGGGGTTGCCTATTTAGACGATGGAACAATGATTGTAGTTGAAGACGGTCAATTTTATATGAACAAAGCGATTGAAGTCGTTGTGACAAGCGCGCTTCAAACAGCTGCTGGACGAATGATTTTTGCTAAACCCGTTCATGCGCAAAGAGGAATTAAAGACAAAGAATAG
- the ispD gene encoding 2-C-methyl-D-erythritol 4-phosphate cytidylyltransferase, translating into MDYELVLLAAGQSRRMAASTNKILLRLLDRPVIEYSLATFLQDKNCTHIVLVVEKSEQQLLETFIEESGFLQTTPITIVVGGKERQDSVYNGLEALKGKAGFVLIHDGARPLIESKRIHHLVSKTVTTGAAIIAVPVKDTIKCVQHQFVEKTIPREALWQVQTPQGFSIETIKKAHQQAKIEGFHGTDDASLVEHYGGKVAVVTGSYDNIKLTTPEDMVIGEAILLKRSKNKDGR; encoded by the coding sequence ATGGACTATGAGCTGGTTTTACTGGCAGCTGGTCAAAGTCGGCGTATGGCTGCTTCTACGAATAAAATCTTACTTCGTTTGCTTGATCGACCTGTTATTGAGTACAGTCTAGCAACTTTTTTACAAGACAAAAATTGTACTCACATAGTATTAGTTGTCGAAAAAAGTGAACAACAGTTACTGGAAACATTCATCGAAGAAAGCGGCTTTTTACAAACAACCCCAATCACTATAGTCGTTGGAGGGAAAGAACGTCAAGACAGTGTTTACAATGGATTAGAAGCATTGAAAGGGAAAGCGGGTTTTGTATTGATCCATGATGGAGCGAGACCTTTAATCGAATCAAAAAGAATTCATCATTTAGTCAGTAAAACGGTAACGACTGGCGCTGCAATTATTGCGGTGCCCGTTAAAGATACAATCAAATGTGTTCAACATCAGTTTGTGGAAAAAACAATTCCAAGAGAAGCACTATGGCAAGTACAAACGCCTCAAGGTTTTTCAATCGAGACAATAAAAAAAGCCCATCAACAAGCAAAAATAGAAGGGTTTCATGGGACAGATGATGCCTCTTTAGTAGAACATTACGGGGGAAAAGTTGCTGTGGTGACTGGTAGTTATGACAACATTAAATTAACGACGCCAGAAGACATGGTAATTGGTGAAGCGATTTTGCTGAAGCGCAGCAAAAATAAGGACGGTAGATAA
- the ispF gene encoding 2-C-methyl-D-erythritol 2,4-cyclodiphosphate synthase, which yields MIRIGQGYDVHQLVLGRDCIIGGVKLPYELGLLGHSDADVLIHAIIDALLGAAGKGDIGHFFPDTDEQFKNCDSRFLLREVWDILSKEGYSLGNIDATIVAERPKMQPYLETMKRHIADDCQTVMTKINIKATTSEKMGFIGRKEGIAAMAVCLLEKKV from the coding sequence ATGATACGAATCGGACAAGGGTATGATGTTCATCAATTAGTGTTAGGTAGAGATTGTATTATTGGTGGCGTTAAGCTTCCGTATGAATTAGGTTTACTGGGTCATTCCGATGCGGATGTGTTGATTCATGCAATTATTGATGCATTGCTGGGAGCTGCTGGAAAAGGTGACATCGGTCATTTCTTCCCAGATACAGATGAACAGTTTAAAAACTGTGATTCACGATTTTTACTGCGAGAAGTTTGGGATATATTAAGTAAAGAAGGCTATTCATTAGGGAACATAGATGCTACAATTGTAGCGGAACGTCCTAAAATGCAACCTTATCTCGAAACAATGAAACGGCATATTGCCGATGATTGTCAAACAGTAATGACAAAGATTAACATCAAGGCAACTACTTCTGAGAAGATGGGATTTATTGGTCGTAAAGAAGGAATAGCCGCTATGGCTGTTTGTTTATTAGAGAAAAAGGTATAA
- the gltX gene encoding glutamate--tRNA ligase: MTKKIRVRYAPSPTGHLHIGNARTALFNYLFARHNGGDFILRIEDTDAKRNIADGESSQLDNLTWLGMDWDEGPSNPGKYGPYRQSERGDIYDPLVEQLLLSNRAYKCYCTEDELEAERDAQRARSEMPHYAGKCANLTPAQQAEKEAAGLKPVIRFRVPQNTTYSFDDLVKGPISFESGSVGGDFVIVKRDGVPTYNFAVAVDDHYMEISHVLRGDDHIANTPKQLMIYEAFGWTPPTFGHMTLIINSETGKKLSKRDGSILQFIEQYRDLGYVPEAMFNFITLLGWSPVGEDEIFSKEEFIKMFDPERLSKSPAAFDAKKLEWINNQYVKATDLDTLTDLSLVHLIKAGLVEENPTPEKIEWVRQLVSLYHEQMSYGAEIVELSSLFFSDVPELDDVAKEVLAGETVPVVLEAFHKVLDEIETFDVASIKAGIKTVQKETGIKGKNLFMPIRVAVTGQSHGPELGETIELLGRDKAKAHLEAAIANLA; the protein is encoded by the coding sequence ATGACTAAGAAAATCCGTGTACGTTACGCACCAAGCCCAACGGGACATTTACACATTGGAAATGCTCGTACAGCACTATTTAATTACTTATTTGCGCGTCACAATGGTGGAGATTTTATTTTAAGAATCGAGGACACTGATGCCAAAAGAAATATTGCAGATGGGGAATCTAGTCAGTTAGACAATTTAACATGGTTAGGCATGGACTGGGATGAAGGCCCTTCAAATCCAGGCAAATACGGTCCATACCGCCAATCAGAACGTGGCGACATTTATGATCCACTAGTGGAACAATTACTATTGAGTAATCGCGCCTATAAGTGCTACTGTACAGAAGATGAATTGGAAGCAGAACGTGACGCTCAAAGAGCTCGTAGCGAAATGCCTCATTATGCTGGGAAATGCGCTAATTTAACACCTGCCCAACAAGCAGAAAAAGAAGCAGCTGGTTTAAAACCTGTTATTCGTTTCCGTGTACCACAAAATACAACGTATAGTTTTGATGATTTAGTAAAAGGTCCAATTAGCTTTGAATCAGGTAGTGTTGGTGGCGATTTTGTTATTGTTAAACGTGATGGCGTACCGACTTACAATTTTGCTGTAGCAGTTGATGACCATTACATGGAAATTAGCCATGTGTTACGTGGTGATGACCATATTGCAAATACACCCAAACAATTAATGATTTATGAAGCATTCGGTTGGACTCCTCCAACATTTGGTCATATGACCTTGATCATTAACAGCGAAACAGGGAAAAAATTAAGCAAACGTGATGGAAGTATTTTACAATTTATTGAACAGTACCGTGATTTAGGCTATGTGCCAGAAGCGATGTTTAACTTTATTACGTTACTTGGTTGGTCGCCAGTTGGAGAAGATGAAATCTTTAGTAAAGAAGAATTTATCAAAATGTTTGATCCAGAACGTTTAAGCAAATCTCCAGCAGCTTTTGACGCTAAAAAATTAGAATGGATTAACAATCAATACGTTAAAGCAACTGATTTAGATACATTGACAGACTTGTCACTAGTTCATTTAATCAAAGCTGGCTTAGTTGAAGAAAATCCAACTCCTGAAAAAATTGAGTGGGTGCGTCAATTAGTTAGCCTATACCACGAACAAATGAGTTATGGTGCTGAAATTGTTGAACTGTCTAGCCTATTCTTTAGTGACGTCCCTGAATTAGATGACGTAGCCAAAGAAGTATTAGCTGGCGAAACAGTACCAGTTGTTTTGGAAGCCTTCCATAAAGTGTTGGATGAAATTGAAACATTTGATGTTGCGAGCATTAAAGCCGGTATTAAAACTGTTCAAAAAGAAACTGGGATTAAAGGGAAAAATCTATTTATGCCAATTCGTGTAGCTGTAACTGGCCAATCACATGGTCCAGAACTTGGTGAAACAATTGAATTACTAGGTCGCGATAAAGCAAAAGCTCATTTAGAAGCAGCTATTGCAAATTTAGCTTAA
- the epsC gene encoding serine O-acetyltransferase EpsC, which produces MRTIREYFAVVKQNDPSVKSNLEILLTYPGFHALLFYRMAHFLYQKHLFLLAKIVAQFARFLTGIEIHPGATIGKRLFIDHGMGIVIGETTIIGDDVIIFHGVTLGGTGKDKGKRHPTIENGVLLSANAQILGPITIGKNAKIGASAVVLKNIPANTTAVGIPAKVVKRG; this is translated from the coding sequence ATGAGAACCATAAGAGAATATTTTGCGGTAGTTAAACAAAATGATCCTTCAGTCAAAAGCAATCTGGAAATTTTATTAACCTATCCTGGTTTCCATGCACTCTTATTCTATCGAATGGCTCATTTTCTTTACCAAAAACATCTCTTTTTGTTAGCTAAAATAGTTGCTCAATTTGCCAGATTTTTGACTGGAATTGAGATTCATCCAGGAGCAACAATTGGAAAAAGACTTTTTATCGATCACGGAATGGGAATCGTGATTGGAGAAACTACGATTATTGGAGATGACGTAATTATTTTTCATGGAGTAACACTGGGTGGAACTGGGAAAGATAAAGGCAAACGCCATCCAACGATTGAAAATGGCGTATTGCTGTCGGCAAATGCACAAATATTAGGCCCAATTACAATTGGAAAAAACGCTAAAATTGGTGCGTCAGCAGTTGTCTTAAAGAACATTCCAGCCAACACAACGGCTGTAGGAATTCCAGCGAAAGTAGTTAAAAGAGGCTAG
- the cysS gene encoding cysteine--tRNA ligase — MLKIYNTLTRKKEEFVPLEAGKVKMYVCGPTVYNYIHIGNARSTVAFDTVRRYLEFRDYEVNFVSNFTDVDDKIIKAAKELSITAPEVADKFISAFYEDTSALGVEKATSNPRVMENMPDIIQFIEALIEKGYAYESAGDIYYRTRKFKNYGKLSNKTIDELEIGASNRLESSENERKEDPIDFALWKSAKADEISWESPWGQGRPGWHIECSVMATKYLGDTIDIHGGGQDLEFPHHENEIAQSEAKTGHPFANYWMHNGFVTIGAEDEKMSKSLGNFVLVHDMIKEVDPQILRFFMATTHYRRPIAYSGTAIEEAKVNLAKLKTAYENLHYRLSDSVLELPTDPSFFDKLTTIKEQFIVEMDDDFNAANGITVVYELAKMMNIYSEQKEVSKAVVEAMLGMLKELLTVFGIILEEETQLLDAHIEALLLERTEARAAKNFARSDEIRDLLKNEGIIIDDTPQGARWRRG, encoded by the coding sequence ATGTTAAAAATTTACAACACATTAACTAGAAAAAAAGAAGAATTTGTCCCATTAGAAGCTGGGAAGGTTAAAATGTATGTTTGCGGTCCCACCGTTTACAATTACATTCATATTGGAAATGCTAGAAGTACAGTTGCTTTTGACACGGTTCGTCGCTACTTAGAATTTCGTGACTACGAAGTGAATTTTGTATCGAATTTTACAGATGTTGACGATAAAATTATTAAAGCAGCTAAAGAACTAAGCATTACAGCACCAGAAGTTGCAGATAAATTTATTTCCGCCTTCTATGAAGACACCTCTGCGCTAGGTGTAGAAAAAGCAACGTCAAACCCACGAGTAATGGAAAATATGCCAGACATTATCCAATTTATTGAAGCTTTAATCGAAAAAGGGTATGCTTATGAATCAGCAGGAGATATTTATTACCGTACACGTAAATTCAAAAATTATGGAAAATTAAGCAATAAAACGATTGATGAATTAGAAATCGGAGCAAGCAATCGTTTGGAATCTAGCGAAAATGAACGCAAAGAAGATCCAATTGATTTCGCCTTGTGGAAATCAGCTAAAGCCGATGAAATCAGCTGGGAATCACCTTGGGGACAAGGACGTCCAGGATGGCATATCGAATGCTCGGTAATGGCAACAAAATATCTAGGGGATACAATTGACATTCATGGAGGCGGACAAGACTTAGAATTTCCTCATCATGAAAATGAAATTGCACAAAGCGAAGCGAAAACAGGACATCCCTTTGCAAATTACTGGATGCACAACGGATTTGTCACAATTGGTGCCGAAGATGAAAAAATGAGTAAATCATTAGGCAACTTTGTTTTGGTCCATGATATGATAAAAGAAGTAGACCCGCAGATTTTACGCTTCTTTATGGCAACCACGCATTATCGTCGCCCAATTGCCTATAGTGGAACAGCCATTGAAGAAGCAAAAGTCAATTTAGCAAAATTAAAAACAGCTTATGAAAACCTACATTACCGTTTAAGTGACTCTGTGTTAGAGTTGCCAACAGATCCCTCTTTTTTTGATAAATTAACGACAATTAAAGAACAATTTATCGTGGAAATGGATGACGATTTCAATGCAGCAAATGGCATTACGGTGGTCTATGAATTAGCTAAAATGATGAACATTTACAGTGAACAAAAAGAAGTTTCGAAAGCAGTCGTAGAAGCGATGTTAGGAATGTTAAAAGAATTACTGACTGTGTTTGGTATCATTTTAGAAGAAGAAACTCAGCTATTAGATGCCCATATTGAAGCTTTGCTATTAGAACGCACAGAAGCAAGAGCAGCTAAAAACTTTGCTCGTAGCGACGAAATTAGAGATTTATTAAAAAACGAGGGCATCATTATCGATGATACCCCACAAGGAGCTAGATGGAGACGTGGATAA
- a CDS encoding Mini-ribonuclease 3: MDKTNEKDWGLLNGLALAYVGDAIYEIYIRDYLVNQGQTRPNQLHKAATRFVSAKAQNYLMKEMLAEEGLLSETELLMYKRGRNGKSHTSAKNVDITTYRVATGFESLMGYLHLEKQTERMEELIQWCIKKVEEDQHGK, from the coding sequence GTGGATAAAACGAATGAAAAAGACTGGGGTTTATTAAATGGTTTAGCGTTAGCTTACGTGGGTGATGCCATCTACGAAATCTATATACGTGATTATTTAGTAAACCAAGGTCAAACAAGACCGAACCAGCTACACAAAGCTGCAACAAGATTTGTTTCAGCGAAAGCACAAAATTATTTAATGAAAGAAATGTTAGCAGAAGAGGGCTTACTTTCAGAAACGGAACTATTAATGTACAAACGTGGACGGAATGGAAAAAGTCATACCTCTGCTAAAAATGTTGATATCACTACTTATCGAGTAGCGACAGGTTTTGAGTCTTTGATGGGCTATTTACACTTAGAAAAACAAACCGAACGAATGGAAGAATTGATTCAATGGTGTATTAAGAAAGTGGAGGAAGATCAACATGGCAAATGA
- the rlmB gene encoding 23S rRNA (guanosine(2251)-2'-O)-methyltransferase RlmB, which yields MANERNNFGKKVTQQNRRPKSNNKPQRTFKKSEPKHVAEIEETEEERDLVAGRMPAIEVLKSERDINKVFLQEGLTGSKMNEIMSLAKKRNAQIQLVPKSKLDNLVDGVNHQGVVIAAAAFPYATLDDLFAAAALKNEDPFFILLDGVEDPHNLGSIMRTADASGAHGIIIPKRRAVGLTATVAKASTGAIEHVPVARVTNLVQTIKELKERGVWLYGTDMAGVDYRKWETTLPIALVIGNEGKGISRLVKEQMDGIVTIPMVGHVQSLNASVATSLLMYEVYRGRNQI from the coding sequence ATGGCAAATGAGCGTAATAATTTTGGTAAAAAAGTAACACAACAGAATCGCCGTCCTAAATCAAATAACAAACCGCAACGAACGTTCAAAAAAAGCGAACCAAAACACGTGGCTGAAATTGAAGAAACAGAAGAAGAGCGTGATTTAGTAGCAGGCAGAATGCCAGCAATTGAAGTTTTGAAATCAGAACGTGATATCAATAAAGTCTTTTTACAAGAAGGTTTGACGGGATCTAAAATGAATGAAATTATGAGTCTTGCTAAAAAACGCAACGCCCAAATTCAATTAGTTCCTAAAAGCAAATTAGACAATCTAGTCGATGGTGTAAATCATCAAGGTGTTGTTATTGCTGCTGCCGCTTTTCCATATGCGACACTGGATGATCTCTTTGCTGCTGCCGCTTTAAAAAACGAAGATCCATTCTTTATTTTATTAGATGGAGTAGAAGATCCACATAATTTAGGTTCGATCATGAGAACAGCGGATGCTAGTGGCGCTCACGGAATCATTATTCCTAAACGTCGAGCAGTTGGATTGACAGCCACAGTAGCAAAAGCGTCTACAGGGGCCATTGAACACGTTCCCGTTGCTCGCGTTACGAACTTGGTACAAACAATCAAAGAACTAAAAGAACGCGGTGTGTGGCTTTACGGAACCGATATGGCAGGCGTTGATTACCGTAAATGGGAAACAACCTTACCAATTGCTTTAGTAATTGGCAATGAAGGAAAAGGAATTTCACGCTTAGTTAAAGAACAAATGGACGGTATTGTTACGATTCCAATGGTAGGTCATGTTCAAAGTTTAAATGCAAGTGTTGCAACCAGCCTATTGATGTATGAAGTTTACCGCGGTCGCAATCAAATCTAA
- a CDS encoding NYN domain-containing protein: MKKELMIVDGYNMIGAWPDLVKLKNQDEMEEARDRLLHQLSNYQRYEGIEIQVVFDAQFVPGIQTSFQKYLVTVIFTKEGETADSYIERIVEEKNNRLTQVTVATSDMAEQWLVFSKGALRKSANELYRDLKRSNQAIKADTVSFHSKTVRRNTPWDPQQLTTLEELRENLSKKE; the protein is encoded by the coding sequence ATGAAAAAAGAATTAATGATTGTAGATGGTTACAATATGATTGGCGCTTGGCCAGATCTTGTGAAATTGAAAAACCAAGATGAAATGGAAGAAGCCAGAGATCGACTGCTCCATCAATTATCCAATTACCAACGTTACGAAGGTATTGAAATTCAAGTCGTATTTGATGCACAATTTGTTCCTGGAATCCAAACATCCTTTCAAAAATATTTAGTCACAGTTATTTTCACGAAAGAAGGAGAAACTGCGGATAGTTATATTGAACGTATTGTTGAAGAAAAAAACAATCGATTGACCCAAGTAACAGTAGCAACAAGCGATATGGCAGAACAATGGCTTGTCTTTTCTAAAGGCGCGCTTCGAAAATCAGCCAATGAACTTTACCGTGATTTAAAACGCTCTAATCAAGCAATTAAAGCAGACACTGTAAGCTTTCATTCAAAAACAGTGCGACGCAATACTCCATGGGATCCCCAACAACTAACAACGCTAGAAGAGTTGCGTGAAAATCTTTCTAAAAAAGAGTGA
- a CDS encoding sigma-70 family RNA polymerase sigma factor, with protein sequence MNNNKERKSDGELIAAIKKGQTEEFEQLFLRYLPLTKKLSNMYYFKYLEEEDYLQEARMVFFKALQQFVEGKGHTFGNFYKLNLKHHLFSLIRKENAKKRGADRLSDSLDEMLENNHAPKYIANQEEQVTAYDKMMISENVTAYYDTLSSFERHVFNGYLANLELEEIAKNLDCELLKVRNALDRCRQKLRKSFDG encoded by the coding sequence ATGAATAATAACAAGGAACGAAAAAGTGACGGAGAACTGATTGCAGCAATAAAAAAAGGTCAGACAGAAGAATTCGAGCAATTATTTCTACGTTATTTGCCACTAACAAAAAAGTTAAGCAACATGTACTACTTTAAATACTTAGAAGAAGAGGACTATTTACAAGAAGCGCGAATGGTATTTTTTAAAGCCCTTCAGCAATTTGTGGAAGGTAAGGGTCATACATTTGGAAATTTTTATAAACTTAATTTAAAGCATCATTTATTTAGTTTGATTCGTAAAGAAAATGCTAAAAAAAGAGGAGCAGATCGGCTATCTGATTCTTTAGATGAAATGTTGGAAAATAATCATGCACCCAAGTACATAGCCAACCAAGAAGAGCAAGTGACTGCATACGATAAGATGATGATAAGTGAAAACGTGACAGCTTATTATGACACGTTATCCTCGTTTGAACGGCATGTATTTAATGGCTATCTAGCAAACCTAGAATTAGAAGAGATTGCAAAAAATCTTGATTGTGAGTTGTTAAAAGTACGAAATGCATTAGACCGATGTCGGCAAAAATTACGAAAAAGTTTTGATGGATGA
- a CDS encoding DUF3130 family protein produces the protein MTKITTNETVVSSLSKEMVQATQEVNFSLKKSISYSNSQAVTTLKSCLSDMKKATQEFHTGVDTDVKNLKKIHEAIKKTDQEWGFD, from the coding sequence ATGACCAAAATAACCACAAACGAAACAGTCGTTTCCAGTTTATCAAAAGAAATGGTTCAAGCGACTCAAGAAGTGAACTTTTCATTAAAAAAATCCATTTCATACTCAAACAGTCAAGCAGTGACGACGTTGAAATCTTGTCTGTCAGATATGAAAAAAGCAACTCAGGAGTTTCACACAGGAGTTGATACCGACGTTAAAAATCTTAAAAAAATTCATGAAGCTATTAAGAAAACCGATCAAGAATGGGGGTTCGACTAA
- a CDS encoding T7SS effector LXG polymorphic toxin — translation MPRIDYQELKGLSDELTSLRQSIVSYLKEYNRANDHFVEENELQGQAWSSAKSYHRNYKTISDSIFNALYDLDDTLKAYLATFKSLVGEAENRLDTDELQDLQNQLRQLQTQKLDFMEEMAKVFKDVPVLKDFFGQQSMYGKMKEIELLKRYEQFERQTQGNFDNVHETIGAILQGLAYIGDSKNFESGANGYHALNLNSLDWYQKLNTYNQANKKDRYELKEVKNQYGTFYQVLKNGKVDKEATEAYNEMVLEEQWNEFKDKLDTTLDVIDAWSYLIGNTVKVVGGGATTIVGVVGITGCFAVVELASGGTATVFLPGVATAGVAVAGTGTAIMVDGLNSFQNGYEGNVMFSNNGKITSKTIRPGKPIEATIKGRKLKIRVDAEPDGNKIQIQAGSGELSSLDERILVNKITDKASIKSQIPKKIIRALSKGQLEELINRIWKAFIWLTTK, via the coding sequence ATGCCAAGAATCGACTACCAAGAATTAAAAGGGCTATCCGATGAACTAACCAGTCTTAGACAATCGATTGTCTCTTATTTAAAAGAATACAATCGTGCCAATGACCATTTTGTAGAAGAAAATGAACTTCAAGGGCAAGCGTGGTCTTCTGCTAAAAGCTATCATCGAAATTATAAAACCATTTCAGATAGTATTTTTAACGCTCTATATGACTTAGACGACACACTTAAAGCGTATCTTGCCACCTTTAAAAGCCTTGTGGGAGAAGCTGAAAATAGGCTAGATACCGATGAGTTACAGGATTTACAAAATCAATTAAGACAGCTTCAAACACAAAAATTAGACTTTATGGAAGAAATGGCGAAAGTCTTTAAAGATGTACCTGTTTTGAAAGATTTTTTCGGACAACAGAGCATGTACGGAAAAATGAAAGAGATTGAATTGTTAAAACGATACGAACAATTTGAACGGCAAACCCAAGGGAATTTTGATAACGTTCATGAAACTATCGGGGCAATTCTACAAGGGTTAGCGTACATAGGAGATAGCAAGAATTTCGAAAGTGGGGCGAATGGGTATCATGCCTTGAATCTGAATTCGCTAGATTGGTACCAAAAACTGAACACTTACAATCAAGCTAATAAAAAAGACCGTTACGAACTGAAAGAAGTTAAAAATCAATATGGCACGTTTTACCAAGTCTTGAAAAATGGTAAAGTAGATAAAGAGGCGACCGAAGCCTATAATGAAATGGTGCTCGAAGAGCAATGGAACGAGTTTAAAGATAAACTAGATACGACTCTTGATGTCATTGATGCGTGGTCCTATTTAATTGGAAATACAGTAAAAGTTGTCGGAGGTGGAGCGACGACGATTGTTGGAGTAGTTGGAATTACAGGTTGTTTTGCGGTTGTCGAATTGGCAAGCGGTGGAACGGCAACGGTTTTCTTACCGGGAGTTGCGACAGCAGGTGTGGCCGTAGCAGGAACAGGAACGGCGATAATGGTGGATGGGCTAAATAGTTTTCAAAATGGTTATGAAGGCAACGTGATGTTTTCAAATAATGGGAAGATTACGAGTAAGACGATTAGACCGGGTAAGCCAATTGAAGCTACTATAAAAGGAAGAAAGTTGAAAATACGAGTTGATGCAGAGCCAGATGGTAATAAAATTCAAATTCAAGCGGGTAGTGGGGAACTATCAAGCTTAGATGAGAGAATTTTAGTTAACAAAATCACTGATAAGGCGAGTATTAAAAGTCAGATACCTAAAAAAATAATAAGGGCTTTGAGTAAAGGACAACTTGAGGAATTGATAAATAGAATTTGGAAAGCATTTATCTGGCTAACAACTAAATAA